A part of Paenibacillus sp. sptzw28 genomic DNA contains:
- a CDS encoding DUF2681 domain-containing protein: MLDLYMILLLGGAFTLFYGFLSWCSQVIDEAGGEQL, translated from the coding sequence ATGCTTGACCTATATATGATTTTGCTGCTTGGCGGCGCTTTTACATTATTCTACGGTTTTCTATCCTGGTGCAGCCAAGTCATTGATGAGGCAGGTGGAGAGCAATTATGA
- the kdpC gene encoding potassium-transporting ATPase subunit KdpC, protein MNKSVSLPEPTGGSYVVVAVRASIVFIVLCGILYPLACTGLAQLFMPYQANGSLIKNAAGEVVGSELIGQSFTDPKYFQGRVSSIGYNAGASGSNNYGPSNPDLLKRTKDSIEAWKKENPDVPVSKLPISLITNSGSGLDPDITPESASVQIPRISKLTGIPVLRLEELVRKQTVGRDLVIFGEPRVNVLKLNIELQHLVGK, encoded by the coding sequence ATGAATAAATCGGTAAGCCTGCCGGAACCGACCGGAGGTTCCTATGTAGTTGTTGCGGTAAGAGCAAGCATCGTGTTTATCGTACTCTGCGGCATTCTGTATCCGCTGGCGTGTACAGGTCTTGCTCAGCTGTTCATGCCTTACCAGGCGAACGGCAGCTTGATCAAGAACGCTGCAGGAGAGGTCGTCGGGTCCGAGCTCATCGGACAGAGCTTTACGGATCCGAAATATTTTCAGGGCCGCGTATCCAGCATCGGTTACAACGCGGGGGCGTCCGGTTCGAACAACTATGGGCCATCCAATCCGGATCTGCTCAAGCGAACGAAAGATTCGATCGAAGCTTGGAAGAAAGAGAACCCGGACGTCCCGGTAAGCAAGCTGCCAATCTCGCTCATAACAAACTCAGGTTCGGGGCTTGATCCGGACATCACGCCGGAATCTGCGAGCGTGCAAATTCCCCGGATCAGCAAACTGACGGGGATACCGGTACTGCGGCTGGAAGAGCTCGTCCGCAAGCAAACGGTTGGACGTGATTTGGTCATCTTTGGTGAACCCCGTGTAAACGTACTGAAATTGAATATCGAGCTGCAGCATTTAGTGGGTAAATAA
- a CDS encoding LamG-like jellyroll fold domain-containing protein: MSKSLMRRFTLLFLMFVLMIPSIIVAEGMESTSSQLSDNSNKPYVDEQGAVPVFQNVSVHDPSIVKDGDTFYVFGSHIDAAKSTDLQSWTRFTNGYTTPGNVLYGDLSSNLAGSFAWAGENDSDSKGGFSVWAPDVFWNKDYINKDGTIGAYMMYYCASSTYIRSAIGYAVSKNIEGPYTYGDTVVYSGFTRDQAYDNNSVINKKWSNTNIQALIDSGTLKGTRPEWFNANGSYANSMYPNAIDANLFYDANGKLWMTYGSWSGGIFLLEINKTTGKAIYPGEDGTTADGRLIDRYFGTKIAGGYTKSGEGPYVVYDKNAGYYYLYMTYGWLGADGGYNMRQFRSTSPEGPYVDAQGLNAVLPGNTDNAPYGNKLMSNYLFDRKIGDPGTGIGVGYVSPGHNSVYLDPKTGQQFLVFHTRFPQTGEFHEVRVHQMFMNEKGWPVVAPYRYAGEKLDKVNEQDLIGEYKLINHGKDNSAAIRNSVFIRLNNDYTISGDVNGTWKKTSHNKAEITVDGNTYYGVFVRLWDPTLERYVMTFTAMSNQGVSVWGSKQPNKTDQEIVAAVLNDLNLGETSNVISNLTLPAAGTQNSQITWQSSDSGVITDSGIIHRPEVGSDSVTAVLTATITKGEVTATKSFTITVLPYQAAGLAAHYTFDDNLSDTTEKFGTGTPTGNRIDNSGGTITYADGKLGKAAAFDGTSGVRLPNGLISSNTYSVSLWLKPEQLTMFTTTFFGARDSSNWVSLVPSGPVGGNTMVWSGSRWYDAVAGMTIKTGEWTHLAFSVDNGTIHLYVNGVEKFTGTNFPDIFTVADASFSLGVNWWDTPYKGLMDDLRIYEGALSPQEVANLAGING; encoded by the coding sequence ATGAGCAAAAGCTTGATGCGCAGATTTACACTTCTTTTCTTAATGTTTGTATTAATGATACCAAGTATCATAGTGGCAGAGGGGATGGAGAGTACGAGTAGTCAGCTTAGCGATAATAGTAACAAGCCCTATGTTGATGAGCAAGGCGCAGTTCCGGTATTTCAAAACGTTTCCGTTCACGACCCTTCGATTGTTAAAGACGGCGATACATTCTACGTCTTCGGTTCGCATATTGATGCTGCAAAGTCAACCGATTTGCAGAGCTGGACCCGGTTTACGAACGGTTACACTACGCCGGGCAATGTATTATACGGCGATCTTTCTTCCAATCTGGCGGGTTCTTTTGCCTGGGCCGGTGAGAATGATTCCGACAGTAAGGGCGGGTTTTCCGTTTGGGCTCCGGATGTTTTCTGGAATAAGGACTATATCAATAAAGATGGAACGATCGGCGCGTACATGATGTATTACTGCGCATCGTCCACATATATTCGATCCGCGATCGGCTATGCGGTATCCAAGAACATAGAAGGACCTTATACGTACGGCGATACTGTCGTATATTCCGGTTTTACGAGAGATCAGGCTTACGATAACAACAGCGTGATTAACAAGAAATGGTCGAATACGAACATTCAGGCGCTTATTGATAGCGGTACGCTTAAGGGAACAAGGCCGGAATGGTTTAATGCAAACGGATCTTATGCGAACAGCATGTATCCGAATGCGATCGATGCCAATCTGTTTTATGATGCGAATGGTAAGCTGTGGATGACTTACGGTTCGTGGTCCGGTGGTATTTTCCTGCTTGAAATCAATAAGACCACAGGTAAAGCGATATACCCGGGCGAAGACGGGACGACTGCCGACGGCAGACTGATCGACCGGTATTTCGGAACGAAAATTGCAGGCGGATACACGAAATCAGGGGAAGGTCCCTACGTCGTGTACGATAAGAATGCAGGCTATTACTACTTATACATGACTTATGGGTGGTTAGGCGCGGACGGCGGTTATAATATGAGACAGTTCCGCTCGACATCCCCTGAAGGTCCTTATGTTGATGCACAAGGATTGAATGCCGTCCTACCAGGCAACACGGATAATGCTCCTTATGGCAACAAACTGATGAGCAATTATTTATTTGATAGAAAAATCGGGGACCCCGGAACCGGAATCGGCGTCGGCTACGTTTCACCGGGTCATAATTCCGTATACCTTGATCCTAAAACAGGGCAGCAGTTCCTGGTTTTCCATACACGCTTCCCGCAAACCGGCGAATTCCACGAGGTTCGGGTTCATCAAATGTTTATGAACGAGAAGGGCTGGCCGGTGGTTGCTCCGTACCGATATGCCGGTGAGAAGCTTGACAAAGTGAACGAGCAGGATTTGATCGGGGAATATAAATTGATTAACCATGGAAAAGACAATTCCGCAGCGATCAGAAACTCGGTATTCATTCGTTTAAACAATGACTATACCATTTCCGGCGATGTGAACGGCACATGGAAGAAGACCAGCCATAACAAAGCGGAAATCACGGTCGATGGGAACACCTATTACGGCGTATTCGTGCGTCTGTGGGACCCAACCCTGGAACGCTATGTGATGACGTTCACAGCGATGTCGAATCAGGGTGTATCCGTGTGGGGAAGTAAGCAGCCGAATAAAACCGACCAGGAAATAGTCGCGGCTGTTCTGAATGATCTTAATCTCGGCGAGACGTCGAACGTCATTTCGAATTTGACGCTTCCCGCAGCAGGTACCCAAAACTCACAAATTACATGGCAGTCATCCGATTCCGGCGTTATAACGGACTCTGGAATCATCCATCGCCCGGAGGTCGGTTCGGATAGTGTAACGGCTGTGCTTACCGCAACCATCACCAAAGGTGAAGTAACCGCAACAAAGAGCTTTACAATTACGGTTTTGCCGTATCAGGCCGCCGGCCTCGCGGCTCATTATACATTTGACGATAACCTCAGCGATACGACTGAAAAATTCGGCACAGGAACGCCAACCGGTAATCGAATCGATAATTCAGGCGGCACAATAACTTATGCTGACGGTAAACTCGGTAAAGCTGCAGCCTTTGACGGAACTTCCGGTGTCCGTTTGCCGAACGGCCTGATCTCAAGCAATACGTATTCCGTATCACTGTGGTTAAAGCCTGAGCAGCTCACGATGTTTACAACGACTTTCTTCGGAGCCCGAGACAGCAGCAACTGGGTAAGCCTCGTTCCGAGCGGTCCCGTAGGCGGAAACACCATGGTCTGGTCCGGCTCGAGATGGTACGATGCTGTGGCTGGTATGACGATCAAAACGGGAGAATGGACCCATCTGGCTTTCTCCGTCGATAACGGGACAATCCATCTCTACGTTAACGGGGTAGAGAAGTTTACAGGGACGAATTTTCCGGATATCTTTACGGTTGCCGATGCCAGCTTCAGCTTGGGCGTGAACTGGTGGGATACTCCATATAAAGGCCTGATGGACGATTTGCGCATATATGAAGGGGCCCTTTCGCCGCAAGAAGTTGCAAATTTGGCCGGGATAAACGGATAA
- the kdpF gene encoding K(+)-transporting ATPase subunit F — MIAVLIFTLFIFLYLVYALINPEKF, encoded by the coding sequence ATGATTGCAGTCTTGATTTTTACGTTATTTATTTTTCTTTATCTGGTTTATGCCTTGATTAATCCTGAAAAATTTTGA
- a CDS encoding AraC family transcriptional regulator yields the protein MTEQPSNYSVIGFRFSEQPPHPLFELFAIGQERITSTDYNWDGLKRTDGPLLLFQYTLAGSGCIRIGEQTHKLGPGAAFLVEIPGDHRYFFPASGQSWEFLFILIRPSGVLDYWIDIKGQLGSVTHIPKDQPIIQLLQYMYRNARNGVISDAYHASSTVYQFSMELLRFSCQGTAADHWPANIKKAAEWIELHYDRIIGIDEICGHAELSKYHFVRRFTQVTGQSPNTYLTKVRIGHAIRLLRETDLHIDEVARSVGFAGGSYFTKVFRKWTGSSPSEFRHGRDRLSFHQFFFG from the coding sequence ATGACGGAGCAACCCTCCAACTATTCGGTCATCGGATTCCGTTTTTCCGAACAGCCCCCGCATCCCTTATTTGAATTATTTGCAATCGGCCAGGAAAGAATTACATCAACAGATTATAATTGGGACGGCTTGAAACGGACTGACGGTCCCCTTCTGCTTTTTCAATACACGCTTGCAGGGAGCGGATGCATCCGTATTGGCGAGCAGACGCACAAGCTCGGTCCCGGCGCGGCCTTTCTGGTCGAAATCCCAGGCGATCACCGTTACTTCTTTCCGGCTTCCGGGCAATCGTGGGAGTTTCTGTTTATCTTAATCCGGCCGTCGGGGGTTCTGGATTATTGGATCGACATTAAAGGGCAGCTCGGTTCGGTCACGCATATTCCAAAAGACCAGCCGATTATCCAGCTGCTGCAGTATATGTACCGGAATGCTAGAAACGGTGTCATTTCCGATGCCTACCATGCCTCCTCCACCGTCTACCAATTCTCGATGGAGCTGCTTCGTTTCAGCTGCCAAGGCACAGCGGCGGATCATTGGCCGGCCAATATCAAGAAGGCCGCGGAGTGGATTGAGCTGCATTATGACCGTATTATCGGTATTGATGAGATTTGCGGACACGCGGAACTGTCCAAATATCATTTCGTCCGCCGTTTCACTCAAGTAACCGGCCAAAGTCCGAATACCTACTTGACCAAGGTTCGGATCGGACATGCCATCCGGCTCCTCAGGGAGACCGATCTTCATATAGATGAAGTGGCGCGGTCCGTCGGCTTTGCAGGCGGCAGTTATTTCACGAAGGTGTTTCGTAAATGGACAGGCAGCTCGCCAAGCGAGTTCCGGCATGGGCGCGATCGTTTGTCCTTCCATCAGTTCTTCTTCGGTTAA
- a CDS encoding glycoside hydrolase family 27 protein, translated as MKHQKIALTPPMGWNSWDCYGAAVREEEIRGNAQYMANHLKQHGWEYVVVDIQWYEPGAVSSQYRPFVPLEMDEYSRLIPAANRFPSAAGGLGFKPLADYVHSLSLKFGIHIMRGIPRQAVHADTPVMGTSATARDIAHTNSICPWNTDMYGVDASKEGAQAYYDSLFRMYAEWGVDFVKVDDIAASRLYHIHKEEIGLIRKAIDNCGRPMVLSLSPGPAPLEYASVFIAGANMWRMTDDFWDLWPLLHGMFERCEKWAEHVGPGQWPDCDMLPLGHLGIRSVDGGGADRWTRFTQDEQLTMMTLWSIFRSPLMFGGEMRDNDEWTLSLLTNEEVLAMHRSSSGARQVYRDGERIVWTASDDNGAIYAALFNAGDEPATVSVSLEQLGAGSPKQARDLWNRKDIGTVTDTLKADLPPHGASLYKLI; from the coding sequence ATGAAGCATCAGAAAATCGCTCTCACACCGCCGATGGGATGGAACAGTTGGGATTGTTATGGAGCAGCTGTACGTGAAGAGGAAATCAGAGGAAATGCGCAATATATGGCGAATCATTTGAAACAGCACGGCTGGGAGTACGTCGTGGTCGATATTCAGTGGTACGAGCCGGGTGCGGTTTCCTCCCAATACCGGCCTTTTGTTCCGCTGGAGATGGATGAATACTCGCGTCTTATACCTGCCGCAAACCGTTTTCCCTCCGCAGCCGGCGGACTTGGGTTCAAGCCGCTCGCAGATTATGTGCACAGCCTATCGCTTAAATTCGGCATTCATATTATGCGCGGAATTCCGCGGCAAGCCGTTCACGCTGACACTCCTGTAATGGGAACTTCAGCTACAGCCAGAGATATCGCCCACACGAACTCGATCTGTCCGTGGAATACGGATATGTACGGCGTGGATGCTTCCAAAGAAGGAGCCCAGGCCTACTACGATTCCCTGTTTCGGATGTATGCCGAATGGGGCGTAGACTTCGTCAAAGTGGACGATATCGCGGCTTCGCGCCTTTATCATATTCATAAAGAAGAAATCGGTCTGATTCGCAAGGCAATCGACAACTGCGGCCGCCCGATGGTGTTAAGTCTTTCTCCGGGTCCGGCGCCGCTTGAATACGCTTCCGTCTTCATCGCTGGCGCCAACATGTGGCGGATGACGGACGATTTCTGGGATCTGTGGCCGCTGCTGCACGGCATGTTCGAACGGTGCGAGAAGTGGGCGGAGCACGTCGGCCCCGGACAATGGCCGGATTGCGACATGCTGCCGCTTGGGCATCTCGGCATCCGTTCGGTGGATGGCGGCGGCGCCGACCGCTGGACCCGCTTTACGCAGGATGAGCAGCTCACGATGATGACGCTTTGGAGCATTTTCCGTTCCCCGCTCATGTTCGGCGGAGAGATGCGGGACAATGACGAATGGACGCTTTCGCTGCTAACGAACGAAGAGGTTCTGGCCATGCACCGCAGCAGCAGCGGTGCCCGGCAGGTATATAGGGACGGCGAGCGTATCGTTTGGACTGCCTCAGATGATAACGGGGCGATATACGCTGCGCTTTTCAATGCCGGAGATGAACCTGCGACCGTCAGCGTTTCACTCGAGCAATTAGGAGCAGGGTCGCCGAAACAGGCAAGGGATCTGTGGAACCGGAAGGATATCGGTACGGTTACGGATACGCTGAAGGCAGACCTCCCTCCTCACGGAGCGTCCCTTTACAAATTGATTTAA
- the kdpA gene encoding potassium-transporting ATPase subunit KdpA, whose product MGILQIVIVLAVIVLLVKPLGTYVYHVFSNEPNRLDKLFGPFERILYTLIGLKQRAGMTWKKYALSFLLMNIVLVAVSYVILRLQQVLPLNPNGIDNMEQTLTFNTVISFMTNTNLQDYSGETGLSYFSQMIVIMMMMFTSAATGFSVAIAFVRGLTSKGETIGNFFEDFVKAHTRIFIPAALILTLVMVALHVPQTLEPTLSVTTLEGAAQHIAIGPVASLESIKHLGTNGGGFFGVNSAHPFENPSPLTNVIEILSMWALPASLPYTYGLFSKNRKQGWVIFGAMMSMFIVFLVMIYAAELRGNPVLNKLGIDASQGSMEGKEVRFGIAQSALFTAVTTAATTGSVDNMHDTLTPIGGLGALAQMMLNCVFGGKGVGLVNMLMYAILGVFLAGLMVGRTPEFLGRKIEPREMKLIAVAILTHPFIILVPTAIAFLTDLGKGSITNPGFHGISQVLYQYASSGANNGSGFEGLADNTPFWNISTGIVMLLGRYVSMIAMLAVAGSLVRKQWVPETVGTFRTDNGLFMGILIGTVLIIGALTFLPALVLGPIAEQLTLR is encoded by the coding sequence ATGGGCATTTTGCAAATAGTGATCGTCTTGGCGGTGATTGTTTTACTAGTCAAACCGCTTGGGACGTACGTATATCATGTTTTTTCAAACGAGCCGAATCGCTTGGATAAACTATTCGGACCTTTCGAACGCATCCTGTATACGCTGATTGGCCTCAAGCAGCGAGCCGGCATGACATGGAAAAAGTATGCGCTCAGTTTTCTGCTAATGAATATCGTACTTGTTGCAGTCAGCTATGTGATTTTGCGTTTGCAGCAAGTGCTGCCGTTGAATCCTAACGGTATCGATAACATGGAGCAAACGCTGACGTTTAACACAGTCATCAGCTTCATGACGAATACAAACCTGCAGGATTACAGCGGCGAGACGGGGCTCTCTTACTTTTCACAGATGATCGTTATCATGATGATGATGTTCACATCGGCGGCGACGGGTTTCTCGGTTGCGATCGCTTTTGTTCGCGGTTTGACGAGCAAAGGGGAGACAATCGGCAACTTCTTCGAAGACTTCGTGAAGGCGCACACGCGGATTTTTATTCCGGCTGCCCTCATTCTCACGCTTGTAATGGTGGCGCTTCATGTGCCTCAGACGCTGGAACCGACGCTTAGCGTGACAACGCTTGAGGGCGCAGCGCAGCACATCGCGATCGGCCCGGTTGCATCGTTAGAGTCCATCAAGCATTTGGGCACGAACGGCGGCGGTTTCTTCGGAGTCAACTCGGCGCATCCTTTCGAAAACCCGAGTCCGCTGACGAATGTAATCGAAATTTTATCGATGTGGGCGCTGCCTGCCTCCTTGCCTTATACCTATGGTTTGTTTTCCAAAAACCGCAAGCAAGGCTGGGTCATATTCGGTGCAATGATGTCCATGTTTATCGTATTCCTTGTCATGATATATGCTGCAGAACTACGCGGCAACCCGGTGCTGAACAAGCTTGGCATCGACGCCTCACAAGGCAGTATGGAAGGGAAAGAGGTCCGTTTCGGCATTGCGCAATCGGCGCTATTCACGGCCGTTACGACCGCCGCAACAACCGGTTCGGTCGATAACATGCACGACACGCTCACGCCGATCGGCGGACTCGGAGCGCTTGCTCAAATGATGCTCAACTGCGTATTTGGCGGCAAAGGCGTCGGCCTTGTGAACATGCTGATGTATGCGATTTTGGGCGTGTTCCTTGCCGGGCTCATGGTTGGCCGGACGCCGGAGTTCCTGGGCCGTAAAATTGAGCCGCGAGAGATGAAGCTGATCGCCGTCGCGATTCTGACGCATCCGTTCATTATCCTTGTACCGACGGCTATCGCGTTCTTGACTGATCTCGGAAAAGGATCGATTACAAATCCCGGATTTCACGGCATTTCACAGGTGCTTTATCAGTATGCATCTTCCGGGGCGAACAACGGCTCCGGCTTCGAGGGGCTTGCCGATAACACGCCGTTTTGGAATATTTCAACCGGGATAGTCATGCTGCTTGGCCGGTATGTTTCCATGATCGCTATGCTGGCCGTGGCCGGTTCGCTAGTCCGCAAGCAGTGGGTGCCGGAGACGGTTGGGACGTTCCGGACGGACAATGGCTTGTTCATGGGTATCTTGATCGGAACAGTATTGATTATTGGAGCGCTGACGTTCTTGCCTGCTCTGGTCCTCGGGCCGATCGCAGAGCAATTGACACTTCGCTAA
- the kdpB gene encoding potassium-transporting ATPase subunit KdpB, translated as MSTNRRPMLSSSIVQGAVKDSFIKLNPITMLKNPVMFVVEVGTLVVLLMTVFPSYFGTGHNVGFNLTVFVILLFTVLFANFAEALAEGRGKAQADSLKKSKKEMTANKLALGSVKVVSSTELRKGDIVIVSQGEMIPGDGEVIEGLASVDESAITGESAPVIKEAGGDFSSVTGGTRVVSDQIKVRISSDPGESFIDRMISLVEGAKRQKTPNELALNTLLTSLTLIFLIVVVTLAPIAKYLNIVLDVPVLIALLVCLIPTTIGGLLSAIGIAGMDRVTQFNVLAMSGKAVEAAGDINTMILDKTGTITFGNRMAGEFIPVGGESVETVAEWSAISSVKDETPEGRSVLELMKKQNLSFQESLASGAEFIEFKAETRMSGVDLEGGRKVRKGAVDAVKKWVSAQGGSIPGDLDDKGNAVASEGGTPLAVAVDNRIFGLIYLKDTVKPGMRERFDQLRKMGIKTIMCTGDNPLTAATIAREAGVDDFIAESKPEDKIAVIRREQAEGKLVAMTGDGTNDAPALAQADVGLAMNSGTVAAKEAANMVDLDSDPSKIIEVVSIGKQLLMTRGALTTFSIANDIAKYFAIIPAMFTLAIPQMNALNVMHLGSPMSAILSALIFNAVIIPLLIPLAMKGVKYKPMSASKLLSRNLFVYGLGGVVVPFIGIKLIDMIVHLWV; from the coding sequence ATGAGCACGAATCGAAGACCGATGCTATCCTCTTCTATCGTACAGGGTGCGGTAAAAGACAGTTTTATCAAATTAAATCCGATCACGATGTTGAAAAATCCGGTCATGTTTGTAGTTGAAGTCGGTACGCTTGTCGTACTGTTGATGACCGTTTTTCCATCCTATTTCGGCACGGGACACAATGTCGGGTTTAATTTGACGGTATTTGTGATCCTTCTGTTTACGGTGTTGTTCGCCAATTTTGCCGAGGCACTCGCTGAAGGACGAGGTAAAGCGCAAGCAGATTCGCTGAAGAAATCGAAAAAAGAAATGACGGCCAATAAGCTGGCCTTGGGAAGCGTGAAAGTCGTGTCATCCACCGAGCTCCGCAAAGGAGACATCGTCATCGTCTCGCAAGGTGAAATGATACCTGGAGACGGAGAAGTAATCGAAGGTCTCGCTTCCGTTGACGAGTCGGCCATTACCGGCGAATCTGCCCCGGTCATCAAGGAGGCCGGCGGCGACTTTAGCTCCGTGACAGGCGGAACCCGCGTCGTCAGCGATCAAATCAAGGTGCGCATCTCAAGCGACCCCGGGGAATCGTTCATTGACAGGATGATCTCGCTGGTGGAAGGCGCCAAGCGGCAGAAAACGCCGAACGAGCTGGCGCTGAACACGCTGCTTACGAGCTTGACGCTCATTTTCCTGATTGTTGTCGTCACGCTCGCTCCGATTGCGAAGTATCTGAATATTGTACTTGATGTCCCTGTCCTTATCGCTTTGCTCGTCTGCCTTATCCCGACCACGATCGGCGGACTGCTGTCGGCGATCGGGATCGCCGGCATGGACCGCGTCACGCAGTTCAACGTACTCGCGATGTCCGGTAAAGCGGTCGAAGCCGCAGGCGACATCAACACGATGATTCTGGACAAGACGGGCACCATCACCTTCGGAAACCGGATGGCCGGCGAATTCATTCCGGTCGGCGGCGAAAGCGTCGAAACCGTAGCTGAATGGTCTGCCATCAGTTCAGTGAAGGACGAGACTCCGGAAGGCCGCTCTGTGCTGGAGCTGATGAAGAAACAAAATTTGAGCTTTCAGGAGTCGCTGGCATCTGGCGCGGAGTTTATCGAATTCAAAGCGGAAACCAGAATGAGCGGGGTCGATTTGGAGGGAGGCCGCAAGGTCCGCAAGGGCGCGGTCGATGCGGTGAAGAAATGGGTGTCGGCGCAGGGCGGTTCCATCCCGGGCGACCTCGACGACAAAGGTAACGCGGTTGCATCCGAGGGCGGGACACCGCTTGCCGTTGCCGTGGATAACCGCATCTTCGGCCTGATCTATTTGAAGGATACCGTAAAGCCGGGCATGCGAGAGCGGTTCGACCAGCTTCGCAAGATGGGCATCAAGACGATCATGTGTACCGGTGATAATCCGCTTACGGCTGCGACAATCGCGCGCGAAGCCGGGGTGGACGATTTTATCGCAGAAAGCAAACCGGAGGACAAAATCGCTGTCATCCGCCGCGAGCAGGCTGAAGGCAAACTCGTCGCGATGACCGGTGACGGCACGAATGACGCGCCGGCGCTGGCTCAGGCCGACGTCGGGCTTGCGATGAACAGCGGCACCGTCGCCGCGAAAGAAGCGGCCAACATGGTTGATCTGGATTCCGACCCGTCGAAAATCATCGAGGTCGTGTCCATTGGCAAGCAGCTGCTCATGACGCGCGGGGCGCTGACAACGTTCAGCATCGCCAACGATATCGCGAAGTATTTTGCGATCATCCCCGCCATGTTCACACTCGCGATCCCGCAGATGAACGCATTGAACGTGATGCATCTGGGCTCGCCGATGTCGGCCATCCTATCGGCGCTCATTTTCAACGCCGTTATTATACCGCTTCTCATTCCACTGGCGATGAAAGGTGTCAAATATAAACCGATGAGCGCCTCGAAGCTGCTTAGCCGGAACTTGTTTGTCTATGGTCTCGGCGGCGTGGTCGTACCGTTTATCGGTATCAAGCTCATTGATATGATCGTCCACCTTTGGGTTTAA